Proteins from one Catenuloplanes atrovinosus genomic window:
- a CDS encoding HDIG domain-containing metalloprotein — translation MPSVLLRPTADAARELARAVIGDLGNRWLHTAAVAARAEQLAAAVPPVDREILIASAWLHDIGYGELARATGFHPLDGARLLDRHGWPIRISSLVANHSGACFVAAVHGLEAEMAHYPDEASPTSDALTFADQTVGSRGEPLAIDDRIADMLHRHGPGSPNALVAHVRTPHIRAIADRVRARLGAVR, via the coding sequence ATGCCTTCGGTTCTGCTCCGACCCACCGCCGACGCCGCCCGCGAGCTGGCCCGGGCCGTGATCGGTGACCTGGGCAACCGATGGCTGCACACCGCCGCCGTGGCCGCCCGCGCGGAGCAGCTCGCCGCCGCGGTCCCGCCCGTGGACCGCGAGATCCTGATCGCGTCCGCGTGGCTGCACGACATCGGCTACGGCGAGCTGGCCCGAGCCACCGGCTTCCACCCGCTGGACGGCGCCCGCCTGCTCGACCGGCACGGCTGGCCCATCCGCATCTCCAGCCTGGTGGCGAACCACTCCGGCGCCTGCTTCGTCGCCGCGGTGCACGGCCTCGAGGCGGAGATGGCGCACTACCCGGACGAGGCCTCGCCGACGTCGGACGCGCTGACGTTCGCGGACCAGACCGTCGGCTCCCGCGGCGAGCCGCTCGCCATCGACGACCGCATCGCGGACATGCTGCACCGGCACGGCCCCGGCTCGCCGAACGCGCTGGTCGCGCACGTGCGCACGCCCCACATCCGGGCGATAGCCGACCGCGTCCGGGCCCGCCTCGGCGCGGTGCGGTAG
- the egtA gene encoding ergothioneine biosynthesis glutamate--cysteine ligase EgtA, producing MSTSTIIAPHTPVIDRDQAEEHIASVCFRTGPSRLIGAELEFTVHHADDPARPLDPDSLRRALGPHAPHTIAPDGPHETLDNGTPVTVEPGGQVEISSAPFRSLTALYAATEGDRRQLATLLAAEGLVLGEHGLDPWRSPRRLLRTPRFDALEKAFDRTGPAGRVMMCNTAGLQACVDAGEPHQLAARWAALYAAGPALMAAFATSHRQGGIDTGWRSARMRAWFGVDRQLTRAIDLGADPAHAWARHALAAPLLCVRRDDRDWEAPRGLTFNDWIDGALDTPPTTEDLEYHLTLLFPPIRPRGYLEVRCLDAQPGSEWIAPVAVVAALLADDETTDLARDLAAPAAGRWEPAARDGLTDPVIGRVAHAVLDLAARRLDRTTLDAPTRNRVTAIIAERLSKESATGH from the coding sequence TTGTCCACATCCACCATCATCGCGCCGCACACCCCGGTCATCGACCGGGATCAGGCCGAGGAGCACATCGCCTCCGTCTGCTTCCGGACCGGACCGTCCCGGCTGATCGGCGCCGAGCTGGAGTTCACCGTCCACCACGCGGACGACCCGGCCCGCCCGCTCGACCCGGATAGCCTGCGCCGCGCGCTCGGCCCGCACGCGCCGCACACGATCGCGCCGGACGGTCCCCATGAGACGCTGGACAACGGCACGCCGGTGACGGTCGAGCCGGGCGGCCAGGTGGAGATCTCGTCCGCGCCGTTCCGGTCGCTGACCGCGCTCTACGCCGCGACCGAGGGCGACCGCCGCCAGCTGGCCACGCTGCTCGCGGCCGAGGGCCTGGTGCTCGGCGAGCACGGCCTGGACCCGTGGCGGTCACCGCGCCGCCTGCTGCGCACCCCGCGGTTCGACGCGCTGGAGAAGGCCTTCGACCGCACCGGTCCGGCCGGGCGGGTGATGATGTGCAACACCGCCGGCCTGCAGGCGTGCGTGGACGCGGGCGAGCCCCACCAGCTCGCCGCGCGCTGGGCCGCGCTCTACGCCGCCGGCCCCGCGCTGATGGCCGCGTTCGCCACGTCGCACCGCCAGGGCGGCATCGACACCGGCTGGCGCTCCGCTCGCATGCGCGCCTGGTTCGGCGTCGATCGCCAGCTCACCCGCGCCATCGACCTCGGCGCCGACCCGGCGCACGCCTGGGCCCGGCACGCGCTCGCCGCGCCGCTGCTCTGCGTCCGCCGCGACGACCGGGACTGGGAGGCGCCGCGCGGCCTCACGTTCAACGACTGGATCGACGGCGCGCTGGACACCCCGCCCACCACCGAGGACCTGGAGTACCACCTCACCCTGCTGTTCCCGCCGATCCGGCCGCGCGGCTACCTCGAGGTCCGCTGCCTGGACGCGCAGCCCGGCAGCGAGTGGATCGCCCCGGTCGCCGTCGTCGCCGCGCTGCTGGCCGACGACGAGACCACCGACCTCGCCCGCGACCTGGCCGCACCCGCGGCCGGCCGCTGGGAGCCCGCCGCCCGCGACGGTCTCACCGACCCGGTGATCGGCCGCGTGGCGCACGCGGTGCTCGACCTGGCCGCCCGCCGCCTGGACCGCACGACGCTGGACGCGCCCACGCGCAACCGGGTCACGGCGATCATTGCGGAACGTCTGAGCAAGGAGTCAGCTACCGGCCACTGA
- a CDS encoding serine/threonine-protein kinase, which produces MPEAPTMIAGRYRLGEAIGSGGMGRVWLAHDERLDRDVAIKEIVLPPGSEEDAAVARRRTLREARAAARLNHPGVVGVYDVFEADGKPWIVMEHVPSRSLKEIVQQDGPLDDRQAAVIGLDILEALQAAHKAGVQHRDVKPANVLIADDGRVVLTDFGIATIEGDGLITSSGQQLHASLDYMAPERAQEGEATAAADLWSLGATLYDAVEGRAPFHRSSAVGTLTAIAADPPDPMERAGALAPVIDGLLKKNPGERLSAAEATRLLQAAADGKVARATAAPVAPAKPDHKPATVRTTPRRPLLIGAAVVLVLVVALVAFIALRPDGTTGPGTGDNVAADPTGTAAGAPSAVPSDDPAPPSAEPTLTGAANPSPSGGAAPGGGSEGDGTEGGGGRPQLPQGWRDYTDPTGFKVYVPNGWTRSQEGTEVYFTGSNGRVLLIDQTNEPKPDPVADWNSQRDYRVGRGEFPGYTEVKIVAVDYFQKAADWEWLYNESYGRVHVNNRGVITAPDQAYGIYWQTNEADWAASQSDLQLIYESFVPRP; this is translated from the coding sequence ATGCCAGAGGCCCCCACCATGATCGCCGGTCGTTACCGGCTCGGCGAAGCGATCGGCTCCGGCGGCATGGGCCGGGTGTGGCTCGCCCACGACGAGCGCCTCGACCGCGATGTCGCCATCAAGGAAATCGTGCTTCCGCCCGGCAGCGAGGAGGACGCGGCGGTCGCCCGCCGCCGCACGCTGCGCGAGGCGCGGGCGGCCGCGCGGCTCAACCATCCGGGGGTCGTCGGCGTCTACGACGTGTTCGAGGCGGACGGCAAGCCGTGGATCGTGATGGAGCACGTGCCGTCCCGCTCGCTCAAGGAGATCGTGCAGCAGGACGGGCCGCTCGACGACCGCCAGGCCGCGGTGATCGGGCTGGACATCCTGGAGGCGCTCCAGGCCGCGCACAAGGCCGGCGTCCAGCACCGCGACGTGAAGCCGGCGAACGTGCTGATCGCCGACGACGGCCGCGTGGTGCTCACCGACTTCGGCATCGCCACCATCGAGGGCGACGGGCTGATCACCAGCTCCGGGCAGCAGCTGCACGCCTCGCTGGACTACATGGCGCCGGAGCGCGCGCAGGAGGGCGAGGCGACGGCCGCGGCCGACCTGTGGTCGCTCGGCGCCACGCTCTACGACGCGGTCGAGGGCCGGGCGCCGTTCCACCGCTCGTCCGCGGTCGGCACGCTGACCGCGATCGCGGCCGACCCGCCGGACCCGATGGAGCGCGCCGGCGCGCTGGCCCCGGTGATCGACGGGCTGCTGAAGAAGAACCCGGGCGAGCGCCTGTCCGCCGCGGAGGCGACCCGCCTGCTGCAGGCCGCCGCGGACGGCAAGGTCGCGCGCGCGACCGCGGCGCCGGTGGCGCCGGCCAAACCCGATCACAAGCCCGCCACGGTCCGGACGACGCCGCGGCGCCCGCTGCTGATCGGCGCCGCGGTCGTGCTGGTGCTGGTCGTGGCGCTGGTCGCGTTCATCGCGCTGCGGCCGGACGGCACCACCGGGCCCGGCACCGGCGACAACGTGGCGGCCGATCCGACCGGCACCGCTGCCGGCGCGCCCTCGGCCGTACCGTCGGATGATCCCGCTCCACCGTCGGCGGAGCCGACGCTGACCGGCGCGGCCAACCCGTCGCCGAGCGGCGGCGCGGCCCCCGGCGGCGGCAGCGAGGGCGACGGCACCGAGGGCGGCGGCGGGCGCCCGCAGCTCCCGCAGGGCTGGCGGGACTACACCGATCCGACCGGCTTCAAGGTGTACGTGCCGAACGGCTGGACACGGTCGCAGGAGGGGACCGAGGTGTACTTCACCGGCAGCAACGGCCGGGTGCTCCTCATCGACCAGACCAACGAGCCCAAACCGGACCCGGTCGCGGACTGGAACTCCCAGCGTGACTACCGCGTCGGTCGCGGCGAATTCCCCGGCTACACCGAGGTGAAGATCGTCGCGGTGGACTACTTCCAGAAGGCGGCGGACTGGGAGTGGCTGTACAACGAGAGCTACGGGCGGGTGCACGTCAACAACCGCGGCGTGATCACCGCGCCGGACCAGGCCTACGGCATCTACTGGCAGACGAACGAGGCGGACTGGGCGGCGTCGCAGTCCGACCTCCAGCTCATCTACGAGAGCTTCGTGCCGCGCCCGTGA
- a CDS encoding questin oxidase family protein, with amino-acid sequence MADSALDEAYARLTNTGPERDGWLSNHAPMAVEVLAARGLAARVHGWIDGYADRLSERPRGIAPIRPAEWRDPLGDPVRTGDWLDFFARETAAAPWREVLVAWWPRLLPGIAAGATHGVIRVGHAVRALRGAETPERVAELGQGLAYWAARWQPLAPAGAGPYRASDPRSALDAVPLVRDQRYGIRSRLAQLAAMPSWAVTAGAIPTVPVGAGSGDAPTSSPPAAAVAAIADAAVARHATHGHRDPVMLVHAATAPTAVLRVLPELPAGLHRASLAAAWAATAAVTAAYAAPTPRPAPAGPVERDEVLDRALATGDPHAIKFADAAVDAYARTGDARHLTASAVATADIG; translated from the coding sequence ATGGCTGACTCAGCGCTCGACGAGGCGTACGCACGACTGACGAACACCGGACCGGAACGGGACGGCTGGCTCTCCAACCACGCGCCGATGGCGGTGGAGGTGCTGGCCGCCCGCGGTCTCGCCGCCCGGGTGCACGGCTGGATCGACGGGTACGCGGACCGGCTCTCCGAGCGGCCGCGCGGGATCGCGCCGATCCGGCCCGCGGAGTGGCGCGACCCGCTCGGCGACCCGGTCCGCACCGGCGACTGGCTGGACTTCTTCGCCCGCGAGACGGCCGCGGCGCCGTGGCGCGAGGTGCTGGTCGCCTGGTGGCCGCGGCTGCTGCCCGGCATCGCGGCCGGCGCCACGCACGGGGTGATCAGAGTCGGTCACGCGGTGCGCGCGCTGCGCGGGGCCGAGACGCCGGAACGGGTTGCCGAGCTGGGTCAGGGGCTGGCGTACTGGGCGGCCCGCTGGCAGCCGCTGGCGCCGGCCGGCGCGGGGCCCTACCGGGCGAGCGATCCGCGGTCGGCGCTGGACGCGGTGCCGCTGGTGCGCGACCAGCGCTACGGCATCCGGTCCCGGCTGGCGCAGCTCGCCGCGATGCCGTCGTGGGCGGTCACGGCGGGCGCGATTCCCACGGTGCCGGTGGGCGCCGGCTCCGGGGACGCGCCCACCTCGTCGCCGCCCGCCGCCGCGGTGGCGGCGATCGCGGACGCGGCGGTGGCCCGGCACGCCACGCACGGTCACCGCGACCCGGTCATGCTGGTGCACGCGGCCACCGCGCCGACCGCGGTGCTGCGCGTGCTGCCCGAGCTGCCGGCCGGGCTGCACCGGGCCAGCCTGGCCGCGGCGTGGGCGGCCACCGCGGCGGTGACGGCCGCGTACGCCGCGCCGACGCCGCGCCCGGCGCCTGCCGGGCCGGTGGAGCGGGACGAGGTGCTGGACCGGGCGCTCGCCACCGGCGATCCGCACGCGATCAAGTTCGCCGACGCGGCCGTCGACGCCTACGCCCGTACCGGGGATGCCCGGCACCTGACCGCGTCCGCGGTGGCCACGGCGGACATCGGCTGA
- a CDS encoding oxygenase MpaB family protein, which translates to MVTPARFGAGGGWAERAARPLRLTAGPGAHPTPDELDALRAALLERDEPGAALARALLDDHTVTQAQIRAALADPAAPAPAPMERFLETVRVPPSWLDEALLARGAETCRAFGADADLVLAYGSLLGGYRTAAALEPLVRTGRLTGDATALRIAETTDWWRAVTAPGGLRPGAEGHRLTLHVRVMHAMVNHRLEADPGWDRAARGVPINQYDQASTLGVFSTSFLLHLRLLGVRVGRADGAAVMHLWRYVGWLLGVADRWLPRDERHGRRLLYHLLAHDPPPDGNSLALARALIEAGVPEPRDRALSLATWLLGPAALRDLGLPPRLPWYGLWRAAVNLPVTHVAGRFPGGRRRLLARAERQYRRRQAARRRTAG; encoded by the coding sequence ATGGTCACCCCTGCCCGGTTCGGCGCGGGCGGTGGGTGGGCGGAACGTGCCGCCCGCCCGCTCCGGCTGACGGCCGGCCCCGGCGCACACCCCACCCCCGACGAACTGGACGCGCTGCGCGCCGCGCTGCTGGAACGGGACGAGCCGGGCGCCGCGCTGGCCCGCGCGCTGCTCGACGACCACACGGTCACCCAGGCGCAGATCCGGGCCGCGCTCGCCGACCCGGCCGCCCCCGCGCCCGCACCGATGGAGCGCTTCCTGGAGACGGTGCGCGTCCCACCGTCCTGGCTGGACGAGGCGCTGCTGGCGCGCGGCGCGGAGACGTGCCGCGCGTTCGGTGCGGACGCCGACCTGGTGCTGGCCTACGGCTCGCTGCTCGGCGGATACCGCACCGCCGCCGCGCTGGAGCCGCTGGTCCGCACCGGCCGGCTGACCGGCGACGCGACCGCGCTCCGGATCGCGGAGACGACCGACTGGTGGCGCGCCGTGACCGCGCCCGGCGGTCTGCGCCCCGGCGCCGAGGGCCACCGGCTGACGCTGCACGTCCGGGTCATGCACGCCATGGTCAATCACCGGCTGGAGGCGGACCCGGGCTGGGACCGGGCGGCCCGCGGCGTGCCGATCAACCAGTACGACCAGGCCAGCACGCTGGGCGTGTTCAGCACCAGCTTCCTGCTGCACCTGCGTCTGCTCGGGGTGCGCGTCGGGCGCGCGGACGGCGCGGCCGTGATGCACCTGTGGCGCTACGTCGGGTGGCTGCTGGGCGTGGCCGACCGCTGGCTGCCGCGCGACGAACGCCACGGCCGCCGCCTGCTCTACCACCTGCTCGCCCATGACCCGCCGCCGGACGGCAACAGCCTGGCGCTGGCCCGCGCGCTGATCGAGGCCGGCGTGCCGGAACCGCGCGATCGCGCGCTCTCGCTCGCCACCTGGCTGCTCGGCCCCGCCGCCCTGCGCGACCTCGGCCTGCCGCCGCGCCTGCCGTGGTACGGGCTGTGGCGCGCGGCCGTCAACCTCCCCGTCACGCACGTCGCCGGCCGGTTCCCCGGCGGCCGGCGACGCCTGCTCGCCCGCGCCGAACGCCAGTACCGCCGCCGGCAGGCCGCCCGTCGCCGCACCGCCGGGTGA
- a CDS encoding TetR/AcrR family transcriptional regulator encodes MRRPPGEARRRLLDATLRLYAAHGVGGTSLRMIADELGVTKAAVYHQFATKEEIALAVVQPAIDALAAVADAAEAAPTRAARRETALTGVVELMVTDRERAAVLSGDPAMAALIGGHAGLATQARRLSAAILGASAGDPESRVAATLLAGGMATAGRDPGLADLTDDELRTHLLTLARRLLRMRAPHA; translated from the coding sequence GTGAGACGACCACCGGGCGAGGCCCGCCGGCGCCTGCTCGACGCCACGCTCCGGCTCTACGCCGCACACGGCGTCGGCGGCACGTCGCTGCGGATGATCGCGGACGAGCTCGGCGTCACCAAGGCCGCGGTCTATCACCAGTTCGCCACCAAGGAGGAGATCGCGCTCGCGGTCGTCCAGCCCGCGATCGACGCGCTCGCCGCGGTCGCGGACGCCGCGGAGGCCGCACCCACCCGGGCCGCCCGCCGCGAGACCGCGCTCACCGGCGTGGTCGAGCTGATGGTGACCGACCGCGAGCGCGCCGCGGTCCTCTCCGGGGACCCCGCCATGGCCGCGCTGATCGGCGGCCACGCCGGCCTCGCCACCCAGGCCCGCCGGCTCAGCGCCGCGATCCTCGGCGCCTCCGCCGGTGACCCGGAGAGCCGGGTGGCCGCCACGCTGCTGGCCGGCGGCATGGCCACGGCCGGCCGCGATCCCGGCCTCGCCGACCTCACCGACGACGAGCTGCGCACCCACCTGCTCACCCTCGCCCGCCGCCTGCTGCGCATGCGCGCACCGCACGCCTGA